The following coding sequences are from one Rathayibacter sp. VKM Ac-2760 window:
- the rpsQ gene encoding 30S ribosomal protein S17, with the protein MATVTDSAGHESAAHDVKEAGARGYRKTRRGYVTSDKMDKTIVVEVEDRVKHPLYGKVIRRTSKVKVHDEQNSAGIGDSVVISETRPLSATKRWRLVEILEKAK; encoded by the coding sequence ATGGCAACCGTCACTGACAGCGCCGGCCACGAGTCGGCCGCCCACGACGTCAAGGAGGCGGGCGCTCGCGGTTACCGCAAGACCCGTCGCGGCTACGTGACCAGCGACAAGATGGACAAGACCATCGTCGTCGAGGTCGAGGACCGGGTGAAGCACCCGCTGTACGGCAAGGTCATCCGCCGCACGTCCAAGGTCAAGGTCCACGACGAGCAGAACTCCGCCGGCATCGGCGACTCCGTCGTCATCAGCGAGACCCGTCCCCTCAGCGCCACCAAGCGCTGGCGCCTGGTCGAGATCCTCGAGAAGGCCAAGTAG
- the rpmC gene encoding 50S ribosomal protein L29 — protein sequence MAIGSKELVPTELDTFEDERLVTELKKAKEELFNLRFQSATGQLDTNGRLRAVKRDIARIYTVIRERELGIRATPAPVEAPAKAEKKPKTKKAAKAEVTATESNEEAK from the coding sequence ATGGCGATCGGATCCAAGGAGCTCGTTCCCACCGAGCTCGACACCTTCGAGGACGAGCGTCTCGTCACGGAGCTGAAGAAGGCCAAGGAGGAGCTGTTCAACCTCCGCTTCCAGTCGGCCACCGGCCAGCTGGACACCAACGGCCGCCTGCGTGCCGTCAAGCGCGACATCGCCCGCATCTACACGGTCATCCGTGAGCGCGAGCTGGGCATCCGCGCCACCCCCGCACCCGTCGAGGCCCCGGCCAAGGCGGAGAAGAAGCCGAAGACCAAGAAGGCCGCCAAGGCCGAGGTCACGGCGACCGAGTCGAACGAGGAGGCCAAGTAA
- the rplP gene encoding 50S ribosomal protein L16 encodes MLIPRRVKHRKQHHPGRSGQATGGTKVSFGEFGIQALTPAYVTNRQIESARIAMTRHIKRGGKVWINIYPDRPLTKKPAETRMGSGKGSPEWWVANVKPGRVLFEVAGVDEQLAREAMTRAIHKLPLKARIIKREEGDA; translated from the coding sequence ATGTTGATTCCGCGTCGAGTCAAGCACCGCAAGCAGCACCACCCCGGCCGTTCCGGCCAGGCCACCGGTGGCACCAAGGTGTCGTTCGGTGAGTTCGGCATCCAGGCCCTCACCCCGGCCTACGTGACCAACCGTCAGATCGAGTCCGCTCGTATCGCCATGACGCGCCACATCAAGCGCGGCGGAAAGGTGTGGATCAACATCTACCCCGACCGCCCGCTGACCAAGAAGCCCGCCGAGACCCGCATGGGTTCCGGAAAGGGCTCGCCGGAGTGGTGGGTCGCGAACGTCAAGCCGGGTCGCGTCCTCTTCGAGGTCGCCGGCGTCGACGAGCAGCTCGCTCGTGAGGCCATGACCCGTGCCATCCACAAGCTGCCCCTCAAGGCACGCATCATCAAGCGCGAGGAGGGAGACGCATAA
- the rpsC gene encoding 30S ribosomal protein S3, translated as MGQKVNPYGFRLGITTDHVSRWFSDSTKKGQRYSDFLAEDVKIRRLLATQLDRAGVARIEIERTRDRVRVDIHTARPGIVIGRRGAEAERIRADLEKLTAKQIQLNILEVKNPEAEAQLVAQGIAEQLSARVAFRRAMRKGLQGAQRAGAKGVRIQVSGRLGGAEMSRSEFYREGRVPLHTLRANIDYGFYEAKTTFGRIGVKVWIYKGDITNKELAREQANSKSSRPERSDRPRRAPRQQSEAPVAAGVEA; from the coding sequence ATGGGTCAGAAAGTAAACCCCTACGGTTTCCGTCTGGGAATCACCACCGACCACGTGTCGCGCTGGTTCTCCGACAGCACCAAGAAGGGTCAGCGGTACAGCGACTTCCTCGCTGAGGACGTCAAGATCCGCCGGCTCCTCGCCACGCAGCTCGACCGCGCGGGCGTCGCCCGCATCGAGATCGAGCGCACCCGCGACCGCGTCCGCGTCGACATCCACACCGCCCGCCCGGGCATCGTGATCGGCCGCCGCGGCGCCGAGGCCGAGCGCATCCGCGCCGACCTCGAGAAGCTCACCGCGAAGCAGATCCAGCTGAACATCCTCGAGGTCAAGAACCCCGAGGCCGAGGCTCAGCTGGTCGCGCAGGGCATCGCCGAGCAGCTCTCCGCCCGCGTGGCCTTCCGCCGCGCGATGCGCAAGGGTCTGCAGGGCGCGCAGCGCGCCGGCGCCAAGGGCGTCCGCATCCAGGTCTCCGGCCGCCTCGGCGGCGCCGAGATGAGCCGCTCGGAGTTCTACCGCGAGGGACGCGTGCCGCTGCACACCCTCCGCGCGAACATCGACTACGGCTTCTACGAGGCGAAGACCACCTTCGGCCGCATCGGCGTGAAGGTCTGGATCTACAAGGGCGACATCACCAACAAGGAGCTCGCTCGGGAGCAGGCGAACAGCAAGTCGTCTCGCCCCGAGCGCAGCGACCGACCGCGTCGCGCCCCCCGCCAGCAGAGCGAGGCGCCCGTCGCAGCAGGAGTTGAGGCATAA
- the rplV gene encoding 50S ribosomal protein L22 yields MVESIARVRHIRVTPQKARRVVNLIRGKQAEEALAILKFAPQGASEPVYKLVASAMANARVKADASNEYLDDQDLFVSRAFVDEGTTLKRFQPRAQGRAFRINKRTSHITVVLATPEEGTK; encoded by the coding sequence ATGGTGGAGTCGATCGCACGCGTGCGACACATCCGCGTCACCCCCCAGAAGGCTCGCCGTGTCGTGAACCTGATCCGCGGGAAGCAGGCGGAGGAGGCCCTGGCCATCCTCAAGTTCGCCCCGCAGGGTGCGTCCGAGCCCGTCTACAAGCTCGTCGCCTCGGCGATGGCCAACGCTCGCGTCAAGGCCGATGCCTCGAACGAGTACCTCGACGACCAGGACCTGTTCGTGTCCCGCGCCTTCGTCGATGAGGGAACCACCCTCAAGCGATTCCAGCCCCGTGCCCAGGGTCGTGCCTTCCGCATCAACAAGCGCACCAGCCACATCACCGTCGTGCTGGCCACTCCTGAGGAGGGGACCAAGTAA
- the rpsS gene encoding 30S ribosomal protein S19 yields the protein MPRSLKKGPFVDDHLLRKVFTANEAGNKNVIKTWSRRSMIIPAMLGHTIAVHDGRKHIPVFVTETMVGHKLGEFAPTRTFRGHEKDDKKGRRR from the coding sequence ATGCCTCGCAGTCTCAAGAAGGGCCCCTTCGTTGACGACCACCTGCTCCGCAAGGTGTTCACGGCCAACGAAGCCGGCAACAAGAACGTCATCAAGACCTGGTCGCGCCGTTCGATGATCATCCCGGCGATGCTGGGTCACACCATCGCGGTCCACGACGGTCGCAAGCACATCCCCGTGTTCGTGACCGAGACCATGGTCGGCCACAAGCTCGGCGAGTTCGCCCCCACTCGGACCTTCCGCGGTCACGAGAAGGACGACAAGAAGGGCCGTCGCCGCTGA
- the rplB gene encoding 50S ribosomal protein L2, which translates to MAIRKYKPTTPGRRGSSVADFAEITRSTPEKSLLRPLSKTGGRNNSGRITTRHIGGGHKRQYRLIDFRRNDKDGINAKVAHIEYDPNRTARIALLHFVDGTKRYILAPNKLSQGDVVESGSGADIKPGNNLPLRNIPTGTVIHAIEIKPGGGAKLARSAGTSVRLVAKDGPYAQLRLPSGEIRNVDARCRATIGEVGNAEQSNINWGKAGRMRWKGVRPTVRGVAMNPVDHPHGGGEGKTSGGRHPVSPWGQSEGRTRRPNKESDKLIVRRRTAGKKRK; encoded by the coding sequence ATGGCTATTCGTAAGTACAAGCCCACGACCCCCGGTCGTCGCGGCTCCAGCGTTGCCGACTTCGCCGAGATCACCCGATCGACGCCCGAGAAGTCGCTCCTTCGCCCGCTGTCCAAGACCGGTGGCCGCAACAACTCCGGCCGCATCACGACGCGTCACATCGGTGGTGGCCACAAGCGCCAGTACCGACTGATCGACTTCCGTCGCAACGACAAGGACGGCATCAACGCCAAGGTCGCTCACATCGAGTACGACCCCAACCGCACGGCGCGCATCGCGCTGCTCCACTTCGTGGACGGCACCAAGCGCTACATCCTGGCGCCGAACAAGCTCTCGCAGGGCGACGTCGTCGAGTCGGGCTCCGGTGCCGACATCAAGCCCGGCAACAACCTGCCGCTGCGCAACATCCCGACCGGTACGGTCATCCACGCGATCGAGATCAAGCCCGGCGGCGGCGCGAAGCTCGCCCGCTCGGCCGGCACCTCGGTCCGCCTCGTCGCCAAGGACGGCCCCTACGCGCAGCTCCGCCTGCCGTCGGGCGAGATCCGCAACGTCGACGCGCGCTGCCGCGCCACGATCGGCGAGGTCGGCAACGCCGAGCAGTCGAACATCAACTGGGGCAAGGCCGGCCGCATGCGCTGGAAGGGCGTCCGCCCGACCGTCCGCGGTGTCGCGATGAACCCGGTCGACCACCCCCACGGTGGTGGAGAGGGCAAGACCTCCGGTGGTCGCCACCCGGTCAGCCCCTGGGGCCAGTCCGAGGGACGCACCCGTCGCCCCAACAAGGAGAGCGACAAGCTCATCGTTCGCCGCCGCACCGCCGGTAAGAAGCGCAAGTAG
- the rplW gene encoding 50S ribosomal protein L23 yields MSQSAAFNKDPRDVIISPVVSEKSYGLIDEGKYTFVVDPRSNKTEIKLAIEKIFGVQVASINTLNRQGKTRRTKFGAGKRKDTKRAIVTLKSGSIDIFTSVG; encoded by the coding sequence ATGAGCCAGTCCGCCGCGTTCAACAAGGACCCCCGCGACGTCATCATCTCGCCGGTGGTCTCGGAGAAGTCCTACGGCCTGATCGACGAGGGCAAGTACACCTTCGTCGTCGACCCGCGCTCGAACAAGACCGAGATCAAGCTCGCGATCGAGAAGATCTTCGGTGTTCAGGTCGCGTCGATCAACACGCTGAACCGTCAGGGCAAGACCCGCCGCACGAAGTTCGGAGCCGGCAAGCGCAAGGACACGAAGCGCGCGATCGTCACGCTGAAGTCCGGTTCCATCGACATCTTCACGAGCGTCGGCTGA
- the rplD gene encoding 50S ribosomal protein L4, with product MATSVDIIDVQGSKSGAFELPAELFDVQTNIPLIHQVVVAQLAAARQGTHSTKNRGEVSGAGRKPFKQKGTGRARQGSIRAPHMTGGGVVHGPTPRSYAQRTPKKMIAAALLGALSDRARGARIHVVESLALGDTPKTKDVLVLLDALSVSRNVLVVLERDDYIAELSLRNVPFVHILPSDQLNAYDVLVSDDIVFTKAALDAFIASKSGAKKEEVNA from the coding sequence ATGGCTACCTCTGTCGACATCATCGACGTCCAGGGCAGCAAGTCGGGCGCCTTCGAGCTCCCCGCCGAGCTCTTCGACGTCCAGACCAACATCCCCCTGATCCACCAGGTCGTCGTCGCGCAGCTCGCCGCGGCGCGTCAGGGCACCCACTCCACGAAGAACCGTGGCGAGGTCTCGGGAGCCGGCCGCAAGCCGTTCAAGCAGAAGGGAACCGGTCGCGCTCGTCAGGGCTCGATCCGCGCCCCGCACATGACCGGTGGTGGCGTCGTCCACGGACCGACCCCCCGCAGCTACGCGCAGCGCACCCCCAAGAAGATGATCGCCGCCGCTCTGCTCGGTGCTCTCTCGGACCGCGCCCGCGGTGCTCGCATCCACGTGGTCGAGTCCCTCGCCCTCGGCGACACCCCGAAGACGAAGGACGTCCTCGTCCTGCTCGACGCCCTCTCGGTGTCGCGCAACGTCCTCGTGGTCCTCGAGCGCGACGACTACATCGCCGAGCTGTCGCTGCGCAACGTGCCGTTCGTGCACATCCTGCCGTCCGACCAGCTGAACGCGTACGACGTGCTCGTCTCCGACGACATCGTCTTCACGAAGGCCGCACTCGACGCGTTCATCGCCTCGAAGTCCGGCGCCAAGAAGGAAGAGGTGAACGCATGA
- the rplC gene encoding 50S ribosomal protein L3: MSVTVSPTLKTSKGLLGTKLGMTQVWDENNKLVPVTVIEISPNVVTQVRTEEKDGYTAVQLAAGAIDPRKVNKPAAGHFDAAGVTPRRHLTEVRTSDAADYSAGQELTVDSVFAAGTKVDVVGTSKGKGFAGVMKRHNFKGVSASHGSHRNHRKPGSIGASSTPSRVFKGMRMAGRMGGERVTVLNLKVHSVDAEKGLLLVKGAVPGARGRLVFVRNAVKGA, encoded by the coding sequence ATGTCTGTCACTGTTTCCCCCACGCTGAAGACCAGCAAGGGCCTCCTCGGCACCAAGCTCGGCATGACCCAGGTCTGGGACGAGAACAACAAGCTCGTCCCCGTCACGGTCATCGAGATCAGCCCCAACGTCGTGACCCAGGTCCGCACGGAGGAGAAGGACGGCTACACCGCCGTCCAGCTCGCCGCCGGTGCGATCGACCCGCGCAAGGTGAACAAGCCCGCCGCCGGTCACTTCGACGCCGCGGGCGTCACCCCCCGCCGCCACCTCACCGAGGTCCGCACCTCCGACGCCGCCGACTACTCGGCCGGCCAGGAGCTGACCGTGGACTCGGTCTTCGCGGCCGGCACCAAGGTCGACGTCGTGGGCACCTCCAAGGGCAAGGGCTTCGCCGGTGTCATGAAGCGCCACAACTTCAAGGGCGTCTCGGCTTCGCACGGTTCGCACCGCAACCACCGCAAGCCCGGCTCCATCGGCGCCTCCTCGACCCCCAGCCGTGTCTTCAAGGGCATGCGGATGGCCGGCCGCATGGGTGGCGAGCGCGTCACCGTGCTCAACCTCAAGGTGCACTCCGTCGACGCCGAGAAGGGACTGCTGCTCGTCAAGGGCGCCGTCCCCGGTGCGCGCGGTCGCCTCGTGTTCGTTCGCAACGCCGTGAAGGGAGCGTAG
- the rpsJ gene encoding 30S ribosomal protein S10, with protein sequence MAGQKIRIRLKSYDHEVIDTSARKIVDTVTRAGATVVGPVPLPTEKNVVCVIRSPHKYKDSREHFEMRTHKRLIDIIDPTPKAVDSLMRLDLPADVNIEIKL encoded by the coding sequence ATGGCGGGACAGAAGATCCGCATCCGACTGAAGTCGTACGACCACGAGGTCATCGACACGTCGGCGCGCAAGATCGTCGACACGGTGACCCGTGCCGGTGCAACGGTCGTCGGCCCCGTGCCGCTGCCGACGGAGAAGAACGTGGTCTGCGTGATCCGTTCTCCCCACAAGTACAAGGACAGCCGCGAGCACTTCGAGATGCGCACTCACAAGCGCCTCATCGACATCATCGACCCGACGCCCAAGGCCGTCGACTCGCTGATGCGCCTCGACCTCCCGGCCGACGTCAACATCGAGATCAAGCTCTAA
- a CDS encoding DNA topoisomerase IB, translating into MVDPLTQRLRRTDSSGRGYTRVRSGTGFSYRDPKGATVADPELRERFDHLGIPPAWQDVWIAPYPNGHIQATGVDGAGRRQYIYHPTWREQKDRIKFDRALRLAEALPAARRRVTVALRDDGATRERALATGFRMLDTGSLRVGSEQYAKEHGSIGLTTLLCSHATTHGDRVALAFPGKSHQAWTSEILDHDLARVVRALKRRGPNARLLAWKDGRQWRPVSAGDINDYVRERAGDDFTAKDFRTLHGTVAAALSLAKTGPQPTQRLRTRAISQAMKDASEVLGNTPTVARASYVDPRLLDHFRAGETIDPARPASAETTLRALLFE; encoded by the coding sequence ATGGTTGATCCGCTCACGCAACGACTCCGCAGGACCGACTCGAGCGGGCGCGGCTACACCCGGGTCCGCTCCGGCACGGGCTTTAGCTACCGCGATCCCAAGGGTGCGACGGTCGCCGACCCCGAGCTGCGCGAGCGCTTCGACCACCTCGGCATCCCGCCCGCCTGGCAGGACGTCTGGATCGCCCCGTACCCCAACGGGCACATCCAGGCCACGGGCGTCGACGGTGCCGGGCGCCGCCAGTACATCTACCACCCGACCTGGCGCGAGCAGAAGGATCGGATCAAGTTCGACCGCGCTCTCCGGCTCGCCGAGGCGCTGCCCGCCGCACGCCGTCGCGTCACTGTCGCGCTGCGCGACGACGGGGCGACCCGCGAGCGCGCCCTGGCGACCGGCTTCCGGATGCTCGACACCGGATCGCTCCGCGTCGGCAGCGAGCAGTACGCGAAGGAGCACGGCAGCATCGGCCTGACCACGCTGCTCTGCTCCCACGCGACGACGCACGGCGACCGCGTGGCGCTCGCCTTCCCTGGCAAGAGCCACCAGGCCTGGACGAGCGAGATCCTCGACCACGACCTCGCCCGCGTGGTCCGGGCGCTGAAGCGGCGCGGCCCGAACGCGCGGCTCCTCGCCTGGAAGGACGGTCGGCAGTGGCGGCCCGTCTCGGCCGGCGACATCAACGACTACGTGCGCGAGCGCGCCGGCGACGACTTCACGGCGAAGGACTTCCGCACGCTGCACGGCACGGTGGCCGCGGCGCTGAGCCTCGCGAAGACGGGACCGCAGCCCACCCAGCGCCTGCGGACCAGAGCGATCTCCCAGGCCATGAAGGACGCGTCGGAGGTGCTCGGGAACACGCCGACGGTGGCCCGCGCGAGCTACGTCGATCCGCGTCTGCTCGATCACTTCCGGGCCGGGGAGACGATCGATCCGGCTCGGCCGGCGTCGGCCGAGACCACGCTCCGGGCCCTGCTCTTCGAGTGA
- a CDS encoding Rv0909 family putative TA system antitoxin, translating to MVDLGKLGRQASELLNSKKVQDTLRSEKAEGVSDQVLEKTGDIASRLTKGKYDDRIEDLKRQADKRLGNE from the coding sequence ATGGTGGATCTCGGAAAGCTCGGACGCCAGGCGAGCGAGCTGCTCAACAGCAAGAAGGTGCAGGACACCCTGCGCAGCGAGAAGGCGGAGGGCGTCTCCGACCAGGTGCTCGAGAAGACCGGCGACATCGCCAGCCGCCTCACCAAGGGGAAGTACGACGACCGCATCGAGGACCTCAAGCGGCAGGCCGACAAGCGCCTCGGCAACGAGTAG
- a CDS encoding fructosamine kinase family protein, with product MPFVKTNPSAPAQFFEWEAAGLRWLGDAEEAGGVRCVEVLRVGPGRIELEEIRSARPTREAARRFGSALACTHDAGAAAFGAPPADWSGPAFIGRRAMPCTPEASWGRFYAEQRVRPFLRPAVEAGNLSSADARTVESAVDRVRSGAFDDDDVPSRLHGDLWNGNVLWSDGGAVLIDPAAHGGHRETDLAMLALFGLPHLDDVLAGYEEVHPLRAGAADRLPLHQLHPLAVHAAGHGPSYGRALADAAARVLAL from the coding sequence ATGCCCTTCGTCAAGACCAACCCCTCTGCCCCCGCGCAGTTCTTCGAGTGGGAGGCGGCCGGCCTGCGCTGGCTGGGCGACGCCGAGGAGGCCGGGGGAGTCCGCTGCGTCGAGGTGCTGCGGGTCGGGCCCGGCCGGATCGAGCTGGAGGAGATCCGCTCCGCCCGCCCCACGAGAGAGGCCGCCCGCCGATTCGGGAGCGCGCTCGCGTGCACGCACGACGCGGGAGCCGCGGCGTTCGGAGCGCCGCCGGCCGACTGGTCCGGCCCCGCCTTCATCGGACGCCGCGCGATGCCGTGCACTCCGGAGGCCTCCTGGGGCCGCTTCTACGCGGAGCAGCGCGTCCGGCCCTTCCTCCGTCCGGCCGTCGAGGCGGGGAACCTGTCCTCGGCCGACGCCCGCACCGTCGAGAGCGCCGTCGACCGCGTCCGGTCCGGGGCCTTCGACGACGACGACGTGCCCTCCCGCCTGCACGGCGACCTGTGGAACGGCAACGTGCTCTGGTCGGACGGGGGAGCGGTCCTGATCGACCCGGCCGCGCACGGCGGGCACCGCGAGACCGACCTGGCCATGCTCGCGCTCTTCGGGCTGCCCCACCTCGACGACGTCCTCGCCGGCTACGAGGAGGTCCACCCGCTGCGCGCGGGGGCGGCCGATCGCCTTCCGCTGCACCAGCTGCACCCGCTCGCGGTGCACGCCGCCGGTCATGGTCCCTCCTACGGCCGGGCCCTCGCCGACGCCGCGGCCCGCGTCCTCGCACTCTGA
- the tuf gene encoding elongation factor Tu encodes MAKAKFERTKPHVNIGTIGHVDHGKTTLTAAISKVLADKYPSATNVQRDFASIDSAPEERQRGITINISHVEYETPKRHYAHVDAPGHADYIKNMITGAAQMDGAILVVAATDGPMAQTREHVLLAKQVGVPYLLVALNKADMVDDEEILELVELEVRELLSSQGFPGDDAPVVRVSGLKALEGDEAWTQSILDLMDAVDSSVPDPVRDKDKPFLMPIEDVFTITGRGTVVTGRAERGTLSLNSEVEIVGIRPTQKTTVTGIEMFHKQLDEAWAGENCGLLLRGTKREDVERGQVVVKPGSVTPHTDFEGTAYILSKDEGGRHNPFYGNYRPQFYFRTTDVTGVITLPEGTEMVMPGDTTDMTVALIQPIAMEEGLGFAIREGGRTVGAGTVTKIVK; translated from the coding sequence GTGGCTAAGGCCAAGTTCGAGCGGACCAAGCCGCACGTCAACATCGGAACCATCGGTCACGTCGACCACGGAAAGACCACGCTCACCGCGGCGATCTCGAAGGTTCTGGCGGACAAGTACCCGTCCGCGACCAACGTCCAGCGTGACTTCGCGTCGATCGACTCCGCTCCCGAGGAGCGCCAGCGCGGCATCACGATCAACATCTCGCACGTCGAGTACGAGACGCCGAAGCGCCACTACGCGCACGTCGACGCCCCCGGTCACGCCGACTACATCAAGAACATGATCACCGGCGCGGCGCAGATGGACGGCGCGATCCTCGTGGTCGCCGCCACCGACGGCCCGATGGCTCAGACCCGTGAGCACGTCCTCCTCGCCAAGCAGGTCGGCGTGCCGTACCTCCTCGTCGCCCTGAACAAGGCCGACATGGTGGACGACGAGGAGATCCTCGAGCTCGTCGAGCTCGAGGTCCGCGAGCTGCTGTCCTCGCAGGGCTTCCCCGGCGACGACGCCCCCGTGGTCCGCGTCTCCGGCCTCAAGGCCCTCGAGGGCGACGAGGCGTGGACCCAGTCCATCCTCGACCTCATGGACGCCGTCGACTCCTCCGTCCCGGACCCGGTCCGCGACAAGGACAAGCCGTTCCTCATGCCGATCGAGGACGTCTTCACGATCACCGGTCGTGGAACCGTCGTCACCGGTCGCGCCGAGCGCGGCACCCTCTCGCTGAACTCCGAGGTCGAGATCGTCGGCATCCGCCCGACGCAGAAGACCACGGTCACCGGCATCGAGATGTTCCACAAGCAGCTCGACGAGGCCTGGGCCGGCGAGAACTGCGGTCTGCTCCTCCGCGGCACCAAGCGCGAGGACGTCGAGCGCGGCCAGGTCGTCGTCAAGCCGGGTTCGGTCACGCCGCACACGGACTTCGAGGGCACCGCGTACATCCTGTCCAAGGACGAGGGTGGGCGTCACAACCCGTTCTACGGGAACTACCGCCCGCAGTTCTACTTCCGCACCACCGACGTCACCGGCGTCATCACGCTGCCCGAGGGCACCGAGATGGTCATGCCCGGCGACACCACCGACATGACGGTCGCGCTGATCCAGCCGATCGCCATGGAGGAGGGCCTCGGCTTCGCCATCCGTGAGGGTGGCCGCACCGTGGGTGCCGGAACGGTCACCAAGATCGTCAAGTAG